The DNA window CATATAAGCTGACAGCCTGCTTCTACATTCTGTTTTAATCCAACAACAATCCaacagctctgccattaattcttttaaattttcaaGTTTCAAACTGCGAGAAAAAAAGATacttctactatgtgtttattattgaggtcataacACTCTTTATAACACTAATGTTTTGGCAACCCTACTTAAAattaatgaagtggccagtaagtgtaGGTCTGCTCTAACAGTACAACTTTACAATACTGCTTACCCAAGCATTGCAAGCATTAAATATCACTATCAAATATCAGTATTAAATGTGCTactgaaatttacattttagttgtaCAAGTTACGACATAACACAAGCAAAATGATTTCACTAGAATATGTTTGATCATATTTAGTAGAATAGACAAACATAAACCATAagaaaagtaattatttaaagtaatttattaattttttaccTGTCAGAGACCAGAAGTTGTAGGACTTCAGGTGCTGTCGGAATGTGTCTTTGGTTGCCTCTGGGATCTCAGGTCCCAAAATACTGGATGAGGAACCGATAGTGACATTATATCTGCAAATGGGTTGTGGGAGATGAAAGTTGAAAAAGAGCTTAGTACAGTACTTAATGTACCAATGCTGTATAATTAGACTTAAATAATTAGCCTACGTTCCCCAATAATGATGAAATCAAATGCtacttttaccttttttcaATCCACTCGAGTACAGGGTCCCACTCATGCTTCTGTAGCTCAACCAAAGCAACGGGCTCATCCACTCTGTAACtacacagaacataaacaacataaaaatattacactCATTACTGCAAGTAACTTGTAATGCTGTTTTGCTAccattatgtaaatgtatttcacaaGCACTGATATTTAAAACTCTGGTCACTGTGGTAAACTATGTGTCTCCTTTGCTGTTGTTTAATGAAGTGCTGAGTGCATACTGGTTATATTCATCTTTCATCCCCATTAAGGCCCCGTTGTTTCGGATAAATGTTTTAGTACAAATTAAGTCGTTATGGTTATTAATTAATATGAACATAAGTAAATGGGTGGTATACCAGACAGTGTCAGTCTCCAGGAACTTTAGAGCAGCGTTGATCATTTGGTCTTTGTTACGTTGGGTGGGATTGTCCAGAGCTGTGTTGCACAGTGTTGTCTGAAGGAAGAATTTACCAGTCAGTTATTTGCTAGTTTATAGAGTAACATGAAGCATGAAGCAATTGAACCATGACTTCATAGTCAACAATTAACTAGGAACAATTTTATTTCTGATAATGAGTTCACAGGTAATTCTGAAATAATCCTGCAACAGCTCTATATAAttttggggcagctgtagctcagttggtttTTAGGTCTACatttctgtatcaaatatgtaCAATAAATTAGGgcttttctttctatttcaATTCATGACcaatttttttatctttatatattttttgtcctttcgtcttatcccatgagttcagggtcgccacagcggatcattgtccgcatgttgatttggcagtttttccaccggatgcccttcctgacacaaccctcctcaatatctactgggcttggactggcactgcacagctggggatgggaatgggctgttagggattcagtgtcttgcccagagacattttgacatcTAGCccggaccggggatcaaaccactgaccctgtggtccgtggacgactgccttaccaactgagctacaaaaTGATATAATTTGGTAATTGTTTCACAATCTCACCTACACATTGAGTAAATCAACACCTAGTTTGACACCCCCACATCAAGAGACTCAGATTAAAAATCCACCCAGACACCCAAATCAAAAGCTGTACCATGTGCATTGTGTAGAATTTGAGTACGTCTCTTTGAGCATCCCATTCGGTTGCCACAGCAATGGCCAGAACTTCATTTGGCACTGTGAAAAGCTTCCCTCCAGGAGTTTTCAGTTTCCTCCTGTCTAAGTTTATCTCATATAAACCACCTACATGAGAAacattgaaaatgaaattaataatttagaGAAATGGCAACAAATAAATCTTTatcaaaaacatgaaatgctttattatcaagaaaaaaaataaaaatttgataaCGGACTGCACTTACCTTCCCCCTGGGATATGCTGACATCTTGATAAAATCTCTTTCTATCTGAGGACATCAGAAAACTACACATCAGTCCACACAAGCACAACATTAGGTTATTCAAATGTACGGTTACTACAGCGCAGTTTGACATTAGTATATCTATCTTACCTGCTGTGGCTGTGGAGTATTTCAAAGCAAACCGAGATCCCTGGCTTCGTGGCCACGCTTTACTGAGACAAAGTGCATTTACAAAGGGAAATCTAACCAAGTTCCTAAACATAGCAGCAGGTCAAGATGTGATGTTTTCAAGAGCTGAATTGCTAGCTGAAGAGAGCAAACGAGCTAGGCTGCCAGTTTCTAAGTGCAGATGGTTCGGTGAAACATCtagtaaaatatgtttattttaaccGTATTTTATGTCGACACTGCACTATGTAAATCCCGATTTCTATATATACTGCCAAAAATGTATACTTCAATTTTCACGGTGTAGTTAGTTCATACAAAAACACGCGTGTGACCTTCTGTGCCTGATACATTCGGTCGTATAAATTGTTATTTGGGGGATGTAGTTTTTTATCAGCTTTGGAGTACTCCTACACATCATGTAAAAACTACACCCAAATACACCCATAAAGCTTTCCGCGAGTTTGACCAATGAACGTTCAAGATCGACGCAAGTGAACTCAGCTGACCAATGGGAAGGGTGGATGCTGCACAGTGTCGAAGTCCACTTACTTTTCTGGGTGTTAGGTTCCTGGTATATTAAACTGTAGAGGAATTAGGAACATTTGAATGTTGGTGGACCTCTTCAGTGCACCCACCTCTTTATAGACGCCAACAGAGTTCTTCGCCCAGACGGCCACTGACGGCCGTTTGTTCTCAGTCAACGTAGCGGGAGCCATGCCTGTCCCTGCTGGATACCTTAGCGATTCCTCCGCCGCGGCCTCTGCATCCTCGGCCTCGCTTATTCCGCCGCCACCTATAAACACCCACCAACCCGGTGTTGTCACCTCTTTGCTGTACAGCGGCTCTAAGTTCAGGGGCCACCAGAAGAGCAAAGGGAATTCGTATGACGTGGAAGTTGTTTTACAGGTGGGAGTGTTAGACGTATATTTCGTTATTTAAGCGAGCTGTCAGGGCATTTGGTGATCTGTCAAGCGGGCGGTGTGATGATTGACAGGCAGTAAATCAATGAGTCCTGGCCTTTCGTCGGGCAACGTTAGCCTAGCTAGCAGGGAGTGTAGCAGTGCCCCTGACTGTTCACTAACAACCATTTTGtatataaataactataaaGGTAATCTTTTGTTGAATGTTTGTAAATGAAAGTTGCAACTTAATAAAGGCCGAAACCGTTGCAAATCTGTACATTTATGACTGAATATGTTAGAATGCTAATATTGTATAAAACCATATTGGAGCATTTCCTACTCACAGCATATGAGCACATATGACTGAGTCATATGAGCACATATGACTGAGTCTGG is part of the Channa argus isolate prfri chromosome 20, Channa argus male v1.0, whole genome shotgun sequence genome and encodes:
- the atpaf2 gene encoding ATP synthase mitochondrial F1 complex assembly factor 2 translates to MFRNLVRFPFVNALCLSKAWPRSQGSRFALKYSTATADRKRFYQDVSISQGEGGLYEINLDRRKLKTPGGKLFTVPNEVLAIAVATEWDAQRDVLKFYTMHMTTLCNTALDNPTQRNKDQMINAALKFLETDTVCYRVDEPVALVELQKHEWDPVLEWIEKRYNVTIGSSSSILGPEIPEATKDTFRQHLKSYNFWSLTGLEYVITQLKSVVLSLGMIDRHLSVQEAVLLSRLEEEYQIRHWGNVEWAHDYDTYELRARTAAGALFVHLSSESSSVKCKLLQD